One Littorina saxatilis isolate snail1 linkage group LG1, US_GU_Lsax_2.0, whole genome shotgun sequence genomic window carries:
- the LOC138947988 gene encoding protein Wnt-4-like isoform X2, with the protein MREYLVCTMREYTLPIRVAVVLSVLQLVHASWWYLGVASSYQPIVDELNHSPMGSPRGQAAMVRGGMNRQLLECSDLQFMGPRQRELCALDKSLIHVISEGASMGIEECQHQFQDRRWNCSTFNTTSVFGNILNIQSRETAYIYAISSAGIMYAVTRACSKGELMNCGCDRRVRRRYKTDGTFEWGGCSDNIRYGARFAQEFVDSNERRIDAQGLMNLWNNGAGRKTAKDSLDIKCKCHGVSGSCSVKICWRKLKPFRAIGAELKDKFDGASHVRLDTKRKRLKRVTNNQKRPRKNDLVYLRESPDFCEYNPQSGSLGTRGRRCNKTSYGLDGCTLMCCGRGYYTLIKEEKDDCDCKFYWCCRVECKQCTHLREMNYCN; encoded by the exons GTACCTGGGCGTGGCCAGTTCCTACCAGCCAATCGTGGACGAGTTAAATCACAGTCCGATGGGCTCACCCCGGGGCCAGGCTGCCATGGTCCGCGGGGGCATGAATCGACAGCTTCTCGAGTGCTCGGATCTTCAGTTCATGGGCCCCCGCCAACGGGAGCTTTGCGCGCTGGACAAGTCTCTGATCCACGTCATCAGCGAGGGGGCGTCCATGGGCATTGAAGAGTGCCAGCACCAGTTCCAGGACCGCCGTTGGAACTGCTCCACGTTCAACACCACCAGCGTCTTCGGCAACATCCTCAATATCC AGAGTCGAGAGACGGCCTACATCTATGCAATCTCCAGCGCAGGCATCATGTACGCTGTGACGAGGGCTTGCTCCAAGGGCGAGCTCATGAACTGCGGATGCGACAGACGGGTGCGGCGACGCTACAAAACGGACGGCACTTTCGAGTGGGGCGGCTGTTCCGACAACATCAGATACGGAGCGCGCTTTGCCCAAGAGTTCGTGGACTCCAACGAACGCCGCATCGACGCCCAGGGCCTCATGAACCTCTGGAACAACGGGGCTGGGAGGAAG ACGGCCAAGGACAGCCTGGACATCAAGTGCAAGTGTCACGGAGTCTCCGGCTCCTGCTCCGTCAAAATTTGTTGGCGCAAACTCAAACCTTTTCGCGCCATTGGTGCAGAACTCAAAGACAAATTCGACGGCGCCAGCCACGTGCGCCTGGACACGAAGCGAAAGCGCTTGAAGCGAGTGACTAACAACCAAAAGAGACCTAGGAAAAACGATCTGGTGTACCTCCGGGAGTCACCGGACTTTTGCGAGTACAACCCCCAGTCGGGCTCGCTGGGCACGCGGGGCAGGCGCTGCAACAAGACGAGCTACGGGCTGGATGGCTGCACGCTGATGTGCTGTGGCCGCGGCTACTACACGCTGATCAAGGAGGAGAAGGACGACTGTGATTGCAAGTTCTACTGGTGCTGCCGCGTGGAGTGCAAGCAGTGCACCCATCTGCGCGAGATGAACTACTGCAACTGA
- the LOC138947988 gene encoding protein Wnt-4-like isoform X1 — protein sequence MREYLVCTMREYTLPIRVAVVLSVLQLVHASWWYLGVASSYQPIVDELNHSPMGSPRGQAAMVRGGMNRQLLECSDLQFMGPRQRELCALDKSLIHVISEGASMGIEECQHQFQDRRWNCSTFNTTSVFGNILNIQSRETAYIYAISSAGIMYAVTRACSKGELMNCGCDRRVRRRYKTDGTFEWGGCSDNIRYGARFAQEFVDSNERRIDAQGLMNLWNNGAGRKVGTAKDSLDIKCKCHGVSGSCSVKICWRKLKPFRAIGAELKDKFDGASHVRLDTKRKRLKRVTNNQKRPRKNDLVYLRESPDFCEYNPQSGSLGTRGRRCNKTSYGLDGCTLMCCGRGYYTLIKEEKDDCDCKFYWCCRVECKQCTHLREMNYCN from the exons GTACCTGGGCGTGGCCAGTTCCTACCAGCCAATCGTGGACGAGTTAAATCACAGTCCGATGGGCTCACCCCGGGGCCAGGCTGCCATGGTCCGCGGGGGCATGAATCGACAGCTTCTCGAGTGCTCGGATCTTCAGTTCATGGGCCCCCGCCAACGGGAGCTTTGCGCGCTGGACAAGTCTCTGATCCACGTCATCAGCGAGGGGGCGTCCATGGGCATTGAAGAGTGCCAGCACCAGTTCCAGGACCGCCGTTGGAACTGCTCCACGTTCAACACCACCAGCGTCTTCGGCAACATCCTCAATATCC AGAGTCGAGAGACGGCCTACATCTATGCAATCTCCAGCGCAGGCATCATGTACGCTGTGACGAGGGCTTGCTCCAAGGGCGAGCTCATGAACTGCGGATGCGACAGACGGGTGCGGCGACGCTACAAAACGGACGGCACTTTCGAGTGGGGCGGCTGTTCCGACAACATCAGATACGGAGCGCGCTTTGCCCAAGAGTTCGTGGACTCCAACGAACGCCGCATCGACGCCCAGGGCCTCATGAACCTCTGGAACAACGGGGCTGGGAGGAAGGTGGGT ACGGCCAAGGACAGCCTGGACATCAAGTGCAAGTGTCACGGAGTCTCCGGCTCCTGCTCCGTCAAAATTTGTTGGCGCAAACTCAAACCTTTTCGCGCCATTGGTGCAGAACTCAAAGACAAATTCGACGGCGCCAGCCACGTGCGCCTGGACACGAAGCGAAAGCGCTTGAAGCGAGTGACTAACAACCAAAAGAGACCTAGGAAAAACGATCTGGTGTACCTCCGGGAGTCACCGGACTTTTGCGAGTACAACCCCCAGTCGGGCTCGCTGGGCACGCGGGGCAGGCGCTGCAACAAGACGAGCTACGGGCTGGATGGCTGCACGCTGATGTGCTGTGGCCGCGGCTACTACACGCTGATCAAGGAGGAGAAGGACGACTGTGATTGCAAGTTCTACTGGTGCTGCCGCGTGGAGTGCAAGCAGTGCACCCATCTGCGCGAGATGAACTACTGCAACTGA